In Alteromonas naphthalenivorans, one DNA window encodes the following:
- a CDS encoding glycosyl hydrolase family 8: protein MVDGGRGWRFIRLVGLFGLLGILASCSNPEEREIQEAFQAYKALFIDNGRIIDTGNGDVSHSEGQGYGLLFAVAANDRTAFDSIWMWTHTVLQRDDKLFHWRYRPCESKNKQCIDDPNNASDGDLLIAWALLRAADKWGEKSYRHDAQVIITAIEEKLFIETEAFLVLLPGEFGFKSDESNDEGIQLNLSYWVFPAIDAITEVSSRALRWKALHRSGTALIYKARFSKHKLPPDWLRVNEGALSLTNTVSQEYGFNACRIPLHLAWAGIDDAAFYSDFERWWDIENTPATVNLLTNEIAEYAMTPGMKAVESAVKHIIDGSPLSLPAIDRNMDYYSASLTLLSMVAVMDAKS, encoded by the coding sequence ATGGTAGACGGCGGTAGGGGCTGGCGGTTCATTCGACTCGTCGGCCTGTTTGGGCTGCTAGGTATATTGGCGTCATGTAGCAACCCTGAAGAGCGTGAAATACAAGAAGCGTTTCAAGCCTATAAAGCCTTGTTTATCGACAATGGTCGTATCATCGATACGGGTAATGGCGATGTATCTCATAGTGAGGGGCAAGGGTACGGTCTATTGTTCGCGGTTGCTGCTAACGACAGAACCGCTTTTGATAGTATATGGATGTGGACTCACACTGTACTTCAGCGGGACGATAAGCTATTTCATTGGCGCTACCGCCCCTGTGAAAGTAAAAATAAGCAATGTATAGACGACCCAAATAACGCCTCAGATGGCGACCTACTTATTGCTTGGGCACTTCTGCGTGCTGCTGATAAGTGGGGAGAAAAAAGCTATCGGCATGATGCTCAAGTCATCATAACGGCTATCGAAGAAAAGTTGTTTATTGAAACCGAAGCGTTCCTAGTGCTATTGCCAGGAGAGTTCGGTTTTAAGAGTGATGAGAGTAATGATGAGGGCATACAACTTAATTTGTCTTATTGGGTGTTTCCCGCCATTGATGCGATTACTGAGGTTTCGTCTCGGGCACTACGCTGGAAAGCATTACACCGCAGTGGCACTGCGCTTATTTACAAAGCACGTTTTTCTAAACACAAACTGCCCCCAGACTGGTTAAGAGTGAACGAAGGAGCCTTGTCTTTAACCAATACTGTGTCTCAGGAATATGGCTTTAATGCCTGTCGTATACCCCTTCACCTTGCGTGGGCAGGTATAGATGATGCCGCATTTTATTCTGATTTTGAGCGCTGGTGGGACATAGAAAATACACCGGCTACCGTCAATTTACTCACCAATGAAATAGCTGAATATGCGATGACACCAGGGATGAAAGCCGTTGAGTCTGCGGTAAAACATATTATTGATGGTAGTCCACTGTCACTTCCAGCGATTGACAGAAATATGGATTATTATTCGGCGAGTTTAACCTTGCTCTCTATGGTTGCTGTTATGGATGCCAAGTCTTAA